In Cataglyphis hispanica isolate Lineage 1 chromosome 10, ULB_Chis1_1.0, whole genome shotgun sequence, a genomic segment contains:
- the LOC126852453 gene encoding uncharacterized protein LOC126852453 produces the protein MRSSRITLVPGYGHTTRYSVRSKRCTIELGIVYEQQLASKFKLTGYSDSDFANDLTTRRSTTEYVITLVGGPITWSSHRQKIVTQNTTEAEYVAAAAAIVWLRYLLNDMEYHCVGPIKQ, from the exons ATGAGAAGCAGTAGGATCACTCTTGTTCCTGGCTACGGTCACACGACCAGATATAGCGTTCGCAGTAAACGCT gcACCATAGAATTAGGAATAGTCTATGAACAACAATTAGCATCTAAGTTCAAATTAACAGGGTATTCTGATTCAGATTTTGCAAATGATCTTACTACGAGAAGATCTACAACAGAGTATGTGATTACTCTAGTTGGAGGGCCAATAACTTGGTCATCTCATAGACAAAAGATAGTGACACAAAATACAACCGAGGCTGAGTATGTTGCTGCCGCTGCAGCCATTGTTTGGCTAAGATACTTATTAAATGATATGGAATATCACTGTGTTGGaccaataaaacaataa